One window of the Hippoglossus hippoglossus isolate fHipHip1 chromosome 9, fHipHip1.pri, whole genome shotgun sequence genome contains the following:
- the ykt6 gene encoding synaptobrevin homolog YKT6, translating to MKLYSLSIIYKGSNKSNLLKAAYDLSSFSFFQRSSIQEFMTFTSALIVERTSQGSRASVKEQEYLCHVYVRNDNLGAVVIADTEYPQRVCFTLLEKVLEEFSRTVDSIDWPSGNPGTITYAALDSHLSKYQNPREADAMTKVQAELDETKIILHNTMESLLDRGEKLDDLVAKSEHLGNQSKAFYKTARKQNSCCEIM from the exons ATGAAGCTCTACAGCCTCAGCATCATCTATAAAGGATCCAACAAGTCCAACCTCCTCAAAGCGGCCTACGACCTGTCCTCCTTCAGCTTCTTCCAGCGCTCCAG tATTCAGGAGTTTATGACCTTCACCAGTGCCTTGATCGTTGAGCGAACATCACAAGGAAGCCGTGCCTCTGTCAAAgaacaag AGTACCTGTGCCATGTGTATGTGAGAAACGACAACCTGGGTGCTGTGGTCATCGCCGACACTGAATACCCACAGAGAGTCTGTTTCACATTGCTGGAAAAA gtaCTCGAGGAATTCTCCAGGACAGTGGACAGTATAGACTGGCCGTCTGGTAACCCTGGAACCATAACCTATGCAGCCCTAGATAGTCACCTCTCTAAATACCAG AACCCCAGGGAAGCAGATGCAATGACCAAAGTGCAGGCAGAGCTGGATGAGACCAAGATCATTTTG CACAACACCATGGAAAGTTTGTTGGATAGAGGAGAGAAGCTGGATGATCTTGTGGCAAAGTCGGAACACCTTGGAAACCAGTCCAAAGCCTTCTACAAGACT GCACGGAAACAGAACTCCTGCTGTGAAATCATGTGA
- the sb:cb288 gene encoding uncharacterized protein sb:cb288: MWTEEKKNQSESSTVADRVSSKMVDSDLTGQLFQAVQQRNGSAPAVTLPSSTEEPSTSTSGIIPGAIAAAVFITFLLALYAVLWKCMVSPPQRKHSKVRVRLQPRSSV, from the exons ATGTggacggaggagaagaagaaccaGAGTGAAAGTTCAACCGTCGCAGACCGAGTCAGCTCGAAG ATGGTCGACTCAGATCTCACAGGGCAGCTCTTCCAGGCGGTTCAGCAGAGAAACG GTTCAGCCCCAGCGGTCACTCTTCCCTCCAGCACAGAGGAACCTTCAACCAGCACCAGTGGGATCATCCCCG GTGCGATTGCAGCCGCGGTGTTCATCACTTTTTTACTTGCTCTCTATGCCGTCCTGTGGAAGTGCATGGTGTCGCCACCACAACG AAAGCACAGCAAGGTGAGGGTGAGACTGCAGCCGAGGAGTTCTGTGTGA